The nucleotide window TTTCGATATCCCCACCGCTAGATTCGGCCTGTAGTTGTCTGTAGAGTTCTTCTGAGATGGTGATTTCGGGCATTATACTAGTGTTAACAACGCGCACACTAATGTGTGTTAGGCTCGATAGGAGCGAAGCAATCCCGGCGAGTACCCCTGCCCACACTGACGCGGGCGTTGAACTACTGGGCTTGTACGCTGCGGCCAGAGTGCGCGCGTTTCTCACAGGGGTGGTCTCCGAACGCAACCGTACACCAATCCGGTCTGTTCTCACGGGTAGTTCATGGTACCCAGACGGTGAGGTAGTTCGTAGTTCCCAGACGGTGAGTAACCGTCTCGCGCGTTACTCTCTCCCCTCAGACTCACTCTGTAGCGATATTTACAGATAGTGACCAATCAGTTATTTTATCTTTATCTGTACGCACTGCAATTGATTACCTGCCCACAGTCTGGGTGGACTCGAGGTGACTCTATCCTGTGATGGATGCGGGGCGACTTCATCCTGCGATGGACGCGAGCGATTCTATCCTAACCGTGGGGTGATAGACGACGAGATGATATCTGATGAAACATAAATTCCGATTTGTACTGATCGTCTTCCTCTCGCTCAGCTTGGTTACTGCCGGTTTTGCCACGTCGGTAGCCGCCAATCACGAGAGCGACGAGATTGACATCGACACGGAGGATAGCGAGATCGAACAAGACGGCAACGACGTCGAAATCGAAGACGACGACGAAGACCTCGACTTCGAGTCCGATGGAGACGACGAGGTCGACATCGAAGTCGAGGACCACGAAATCGAACAGCACGGCGACGACCTTGAAGTCGAAGATGACGACGAGGACCTCGATTTCGAGAGTCACGACGGCGGGGACGAGGTCGACATCGAGACTGACGACCACGAAATCGAGAAGGACGACAACGTGGTCGAAGTCGAGGACGATGAAGACGACCTCGACTTCGAGGCCGACGAGGCAAACGACCTCTTCGACATCGAGTTCGACGACCACGAAATCGAACAGGACGACGACGCGCTCGAGGTCGAGAGCGATGCAGACGACCTGGACTTCGAATCCGATGGTGACGACCTCGACGTCGAGTTCGACGACTTCGAGGCCGAGAAGCACGGTGACGAGGTCGACGTTGAGACCGACGACATCGACTTCGAGAACGACGGTAGACTCGACATCGAGTTCGACGGCAGCGGCGGGATCGACATCGACATCGATGGCGACGACATTGAAGTCGACACCGATGACTTCGAACTCGAACAGGAGGGTGACGACCTTGAGGTCGAAGACGACGACAACGATATCGACCTCGAGAGCGACGACGAGAGCCACGAGTTCGAGGCTGACGACCACGACATCGAGCAGGACGGCGACGACATCGACGTCGAAGGCGACGACTTCGAGTTCGAGAACGACCTGTTTGGTGCCGACTTCGAGACCGACGCCATCGATATCGAACTGGACGACGACGACCTGGAGGTTGACACCGACGACGGTCTCGAGTTCGAAGGCGAGGACGACGATGTCGAATTCGAGACTGACGACCACGAAATCGAACAGGAGGGCGATGAAGTGGAAGTAGAGGACTTCAATGACGACTTCGAATTCGAGAACGATGACGACGAGGTGGAGTTCGAGACCGACGACATCGACATCGAGCACAGCGACGAGAACCTCGACTTCGAGAAAGACGGGGGACTCGACCTCGAGTCAGACGGTGAACACATAGATCTCGAACGCGACGAGCACGAAGACACCGAGGTTGAGGCGTTCCTTGACGACCTCACCCGAAGCGAGATTATTGAACTCGGCACCGAAACCGGTGCGGACGACCTCGATGACCTTGCGGACATGGACATCGAAGACCTCGACGACCACGAAGTCGAGATGCTCGAACGGTTCCTCACCGACGACGACAGCAAAGACGACAGCGAGTAAATCCCGCTATCTGGAGAACCGTACTGTAAACGGTGTAGAAGGGTTCAACCCCGAATATCTCCCAGGTGGCACCCTGGGATTTATGCATTACAGACGCATATAATACGTGATGGCGCGGGCTCGGATAGGGCGCCGAGAGGTAGTGACTGCTGGCGGAGCGATACTAACAGGAAGCCTCCTCCCCGGTTGTCTCGGCACCATCAGAGGCAGGACTGACAGTATTTCTATCGCGGCGACCGAAGGGGAAGGGCGGTTGTTCCGAAGACTAACTGACGAGTTTGTTACTGTCGAGACTGGTATCGAAGTCAACGTCGAATTGAAACCGTACGACGCATTGTACGAACAAAACCGCAAACTACTGGCTGAGAAGCGCGACGAATTCGACCTCGTATTCATGGACGACCCCTGGTTCCCGAATTTTGCCTCTGACTTGGAACCGATTGTGGAGTATCTCCCGGATGGAGTCCCCGACGAATACATTCAGACGACGCTCGACATCGCCCACTGGCCGACACCACGGGGCCCGTTGCCCCCTGAAGTAAGAGATGAAGACCCGACCTTGCGGGGGTTGGTCGTCGTCGGAAATACGCAGATTTTCGTGTACAACGCAGCGTACTTCAACCAGGTCGGATACGACCCGCCCGAAACCTATCGGGACGTCCTCGAAGCGGGACGGGCGATAGACGAGATCGACGGCGTCCACGGATACGTCATCCGCGGAGCGCAAGGAAATCCGATAGTTACGAACTTCTTTCCGGTCGGGTTCTCGCAGGCCGGGAGCATGTTCGATACTGACTGGCGATTCCAGTGGAACTCACAGGACGGTATCGAGGCTCTCAGGTTCTTCGTGAAGGAGTTAGCCGACATCAGTCCCGCAGACGTCACGAAGTACAACGAAGACGAGGTCGTTACAACACTCGCTCAGGGAACGGCCGCACAGGCCAGCACTTGGCCTGGTACGGCTTCTCTTGCGATAGAAGACGATAGCCCGGCGACCGGAGACCTCGCATTCACGGTCATACCGAGTAACGGCGATGGTCGCAGAGCACCACAGCAGGGAAACTGGATTGTCGGTATCAACTCCTACACGAGTGAGGCGGCGAAGAAAGCCAGCGGTAAAGTAATACAGTCGTTTGTCTCCAGAGAGGGTCAGGAACGCTACGTCGATATCGGTGGTGTTCCCTTCCGTCACGACACCTTCGAGAACAACCTCGACGCTCGGCCGTGGATGGAAGCGCTTTACGAGAGCCTGCAGGAAGCCCGATGGCGTCCGCGGACACCTCTCTGGCCGGTTATCGAGCAAGAACTTGGATTACGGCTTCACAGTGCCCTAGGCGGTCCAATCTCTGCTGAGGAAGCGATGAGTAGTGCTGAAACGGAAATCGAGAGCGTACTCAAAAATGCTGGATACTACTGATAGCACTGGCACCTCGGGATGCCACTCCCGATCGTTCGAACCTACGAGCTTCCCGGTCGCATACGGGTTGTGCAGTAATATTCGCCCAATTGATGTGAGTCCCATCGAGCGATCCTGACGATGTTCGACCTAATCAGACGAATCGTGCCCGACAAGGTCCGCCGGAGTTACGTCCTCAAATTCGGGCTTTCGCTCTTGTTCCTCGGGACGCTGGTCGGTTCGCTGGGGTACTTCACGACGAACGAGATGACGGCTGCCGTAGAACAGAACGTCATGGAGGAGCACGCGACGGTGGCTTCGGAGGAGGGTCGCAATTTCCGGATTTGGCACGAACAAAACAAGCGGTTAACGGGTGCACTCACGGCAACGGACGTCGTCAGGAGCCGTGGTGTCGAAGACATCCAGCGGCACCTGCGACATCAACTGGTCTTCTTCCCGGATGCGACACACCGCGTCGACTACGTCAATACGACGAGCAACAAGATACTCGCGGGCACGAGGGAGGTGGACACGCTTCGTGAGGCTGACTTTCCCGGCGCTTCTCGGGTAAATACGACTCTCGACCCAGCCAAGCCGCTTGTCACCGAACCGTATCTGATAAACAACAAAACGCTAGTGGTCTCGTACGTACGTCCGGTCAGTGGACAGCCTGACCGAGCAATCGTCCTCACGATGGATTTGGGTGTGTACGGGCAGAACTTCCGGACCCACGGCAGGTCAGAGCTGACGCTCGTGGTCGATTCAGACGACCGGATTATCATGAGTGACGAGTTCGACCCTCGATACGGCGTCGAGTACGGACAGATATTTGAACGGCTTCCCGACCAGCACGGTATCCTTCCAGCGGCACGAAATATCGAACCCGGCGAAGATCCGAGCGGGGCAATGGAAATCGGCGATCGTCCGAGTGGACTGTTAAGAGATGGATACGGATTCGACCCCGACGGCTACGTCGTCGGGTACTATTACTTCCCCGACCAGGGCTGGGTCTTGCTCTATTACCAGTCGACGGCGGACGCCTACGGCTTCGTCCACGCGGTTCGACAGTACGGCACTCTGGTGACTATCGTGAGCGTGCTCCTCATCGGCGTCGTTGGAGCCATCCTCGGGCGGAATACGGCTGTTGCCGTCGACAGATTGACCCAGAAAGCCGGACGTATCGAATCCGGTAACTTCGACGTCGACTTCGACACCGACCGAATTGACAACATCGGGCAGTTGTACAGAGCCTTCGACGAGATGCAGCGTACGATACGCGAGAACCTGCGAGCGTCTGCTCTCATTGATAACGCGTCGGACCTCATCACGCAGGTCGACGAGAACGGCAATATTACGTTCCAGAGCCCCTCTTCACGCACGATACTCGGATATGACCCCGAGCAGATGAATGGGACTTCGTTGCTCTCCCACATCCACCCGGACGACAAACCGACCGTCGAGTCAGCACTGTCAGGTGCCAACGAACCTCACCGCATCGAATTCAGGATGCAGGATGCGGACGGTCAATGGCGTGTTCTCGAGGGAACGTGCGAGAAAGTAGCAAAGAACCCGTTCGTTACAGGTGTCGTGTTGACCTGTCACGACATTACGGAACGTATCGAGCGCCAGCAGGAACTCGAAGAGACCAAACAAGAACTCGAACGGTCGAACGAGGCACTCCAGCAGTTCGCTTATATCGCCTCGCACGACCTCCAAGAGCCG belongs to Haloferax mediterranei ATCC 33500 and includes:
- a CDS encoding sensor histidine kinase, with product MFDLIRRIVPDKVRRSYVLKFGLSLLFLGTLVGSLGYFTTNEMTAAVEQNVMEEHATVASEEGRNFRIWHEQNKRLTGALTATDVVRSRGVEDIQRHLRHQLVFFPDATHRVDYVNTTSNKILAGTREVDTLREADFPGASRVNTTLDPAKPLVTEPYLINNKTLVVSYVRPVSGQPDRAIVLTMDLGVYGQNFRTHGRSELTLVVDSDDRIIMSDEFDPRYGVEYGQIFERLPDQHGILPAARNIEPGEDPSGAMEIGDRPSGLLRDGYGFDPDGYVVGYYYFPDQGWVLLYYQSTADAYGFVHAVRQYGTLVTIVSVLLIGVVGAILGRNTAVAVDRLTQKAGRIESGNFDVDFDTDRIDNIGQLYRAFDEMQRTIRENLRASALIDNASDLITQVDENGNITFQSPSSRTILGYDPEQMNGTSLLSHIHPDDKPTVESALSGANEPHRIEFRMQDADGQWRVLEGTCEKVAKNPFVTGVVLTCHDITERIERQQELEETKQELERSNEALQQFAYIASHDLQEPLRMVSSYLDLLSMEYGDQLDEEANEYIEFAVNGAERMRNMINGLLAYSRVKTQAGDFETIDPNEVVDDVCLDLKLLIENEDATITTDELPMVRADEDQLRQVFQNLIKNAIEHAGDEPPEINVGFTELSDAYRFSVKDYGVGIPEDQQEKIFEIFKQASGGESGAGIGLAVCKRIVERHGGDIWVESTVGEHTTFYFTISK
- a CDS encoding extracellular solute-binding protein; translation: MTAGGAILTGSLLPGCLGTIRGRTDSISIAATEGEGRLFRRLTDEFVTVETGIEVNVELKPYDALYEQNRKLLAEKRDEFDLVFMDDPWFPNFASDLEPIVEYLPDGVPDEYIQTTLDIAHWPTPRGPLPPEVRDEDPTLRGLVVVGNTQIFVYNAAYFNQVGYDPPETYRDVLEAGRAIDEIDGVHGYVIRGAQGNPIVTNFFPVGFSQAGSMFDTDWRFQWNSQDGIEALRFFVKELADISPADVTKYNEDEVVTTLAQGTAAQASTWPGTASLAIEDDSPATGDLAFTVIPSNGDGRRAPQQGNWIVGINSYTSEAAKKASGKVIQSFVSREGQERYVDIGGVPFRHDTFENNLDARPWMEALYESLQEARWRPRTPLWPVIEQELGLRLHSALGGPISAEEAMSSAETEIESVLKNAGYY